Within Oribacterium sp. oral taxon 102, the genomic segment ACGGTGGTGCTGAATGCGGCGGAGCTGCTCGTACACAATCCGCTCGGCGCGATGGTAATGGGCGCGATCTATCCGGTGACCGTCGTGATGGGACTGCATCATATGTATAATGTGATCGAGGCCGGCATGCTCGCCTCCGTGGGGCTGAATACCTGGATGCCGATTGCCAGCGCGGCAAACTTCGCGCAGTTCGGCGCCTGCCTTGCGGTCGGCATCAAGACCAGAAACCAGAAGACCAGAAGCATCGCAGTGCCCTCCGCGCTGTCCGCCTCTCTCGGCATCACCGAGCCGGCGATCTTCGGTGTCAATATGCGCTTCTATAAGCCCTTTGTGGCGGGCATGGCGGGCGGTGCGCTCGGCGCACTCTTCGGCGCTTTCATGGGACTCGGCGCAACCGCCTACGGCGTAACCGGTATTCCAGGCTACCTCACGATCAACCGGCCGCTGCTGTACACGATCCTTCTCGCGATTTCCGGCGGGGCAGCCTTCGCGGCGGCATGGTTCCTCTTCCGTGAAGACGGCGCTGCGGCTTCGACTTCCGTTCCTGCGGCATCCGCTCCGGCAGAGACGCCGAAGGAGGAGCGTTTCATCGGGGAAGCCGTGATCCGCTGTGAGGCGGGGACGGTAGCGGCGCCGGTGAAAGGGCAGCGCGTGAAGCAGGAGGATATCCCGGACGAGACCTTCGCGCAGGGCATCCTCGGCGCGGGACTCGGCATCCGGCCGGAGGAGGGTGTAGTTTACGCACCCTATGACGGCACGATCTCATCTGTTGCGGAGTCGAAGCACGCGATCGGCATCAGCGGCAATGGAGATATGGAGCTGCTGATTCATGTCGGCATTGACACCGTGGCGATGAACGGGGACGGCTTCGAGCCGCTGGTTTCCGAGGGAGACAGCGTGAAGCTCGGGCAGCCGGTTCTCCGCTTCTCCAGGGAGAAGATCAGGGCGGCGGGGCACCCGGATCTGGTTGTCGTGCTGCTGACCAATTCGGATGATTATTCGAACGTAGAAGTCTGTTGATAAAAATAAAACAATAGAATAGAAGGAGAAAATCATGAGAGAATTCAACTATACGATTACTGACCCGAATGGCATTCACGCACGTCCGGCAGGCTTGCTCGTCAAGCAGCTCAAGACCTTCGCGAGCTCTGTGACAATCTTCAAGGGAGATAAGAATGTGGATATGAAGAAGCTGCTTGCGCTGATGGGACTCGGCGTGAAGCAGGGGGATACGGTCACGATTAAGGTAGAGGGGGAGGATGAAGAGGCCTGCGCGGCGGCGCTTGAGAAGTTCCTGAAGGAAACCTTCTGAATCATTGCTTGGCGTCGCATCGCATAGCGGCGTGGCGCGGAACGTATCGTTCCGATTATAAGGAGGCAGTATGCAGGTAGTTACCGGGAAAAGCGTTTTAAATGGAATTGCCATCGGGAAGATCAAGGTATACAAGGCGCCGAAGCTGGAGATCAGCGAGAGCCTGATCGAGGATACAGAGGGAGAGCTGAAACGCTTCGACAGCGCCAGAGAGAGGGCGATCGAGCAGCAGAATGCCCTCTATGAGAAGGCATTGATCGATGCCGGAGAGGACAGTGCAGAGGTCTTCTCCGTACACGCGATGATGCTGGAGGACGATGACCTGCTGGACGCGACGAATGAGATCATCAGGAGCCAGAGGCATACGGCGGAATATGCGGTCAAGGTCGCCTTCGATAATCAGGCGAAGGTCTTCGCGGAGATGGAAGATCCGTATATGAGGGAGAGGGCGGCGGATATCTATGACATCGAACAGGCGGTGCTCAGCAATCTATTCGGCATCAACACGGATGTTCTGCAGGGGACGGAGCCGTGCATCCTCGCAGCGCGGGATCTGACGCCCTCTGAGACGGTGCGTCTGGACAAGTCGCTGCTGCTCGGCATCATTACGAAGGAGGGCTCTCTCAACAGCCATACGGCGATCCTCGCACGCTCCATGGGTATCCCCGCGCTGGTGCAGTGCAGGGATGCCTGCGAGGACTGGGACGGAATGGATGCCATCATTGATGGCTACAATTCCTGTGTCTATATCGAGCCGACGGAGGATCTCGCGAAATCGCTTCGGAAGCGGAAGGACAAGGATACCAAGCAGAGGGCGCTCCTGCAGGAGCTGAAGGGCAAGTCCAATACGACGATCGACGGCAGGACGATACAGGTCTATGCCAATATCGGCGGACCGTCCGATATCGGGCTTGTTCAGCAGAATGACGCCGGCGGTGTCGGACTGTTCCGCTCGGAGTTCGTGTATCTGAACGCGCGGGATTATCCGACGGAGGAGGAGCAGTTCAATGCCTATCGGCTCGCGGTGGAGACGCTGGCGCCGAAGCAGGTTATCATCCGTACCTGTGACATCGGCGCGGACAAGCAGGTAGAGTATATGAATATGGTGAAGGAGGAGAATCCGGCGCTGGGCGTCCGCGCGATCCGGATCTGTCTGAGTCGGAAGGACTTCTTCAAGACGCAGCTTCGGGCGCTGCTCCGTGCCTCCGCCTACGGGAACCTCGGCATTATGTTTCCGATGATCATTTCCCGGAGAGAGCTTCGGGAGTGCAAGGAAATCCTCGCGGAGTGTGCGGAGGAGCTGCAGAAGCAGGGTATGAAGATCGGAAGCTATGCGATCGGGGTCATGATTGAGACGCCTGCCGCGGTTATGATCGCGGACGAGCTGGCGGAGGAGTGTGATTTCTTCTCTATTGGCACCAACGACCTCACACAGTATACACTGGCGATCGACCGGCAGAACGCGGGATTGGATCCGTTCCTGGATACGCATCATCCGGCGGTGCTCCGAGAAATCAAGATGACAATCGATGCCGGACACCGCCATGGAATATGGGTGGGGATCTGCGGAGAGCTGGGCGCTGACCTTGCGCTCACGGAGACCTTCCTCCGGATGGGGATCGACGAGCTGTCCGTGAATCCGGTTTCCATCCTGCCGCTCCGGAAGATTATCCGGGGGATTGATCTCAGCAAGGCTCCGGCGGAGCGGACGCCGGAGGAGTAAGAGATGCCCGAAGCAGACGGCTGTCTGCTTCGGGTTTTCTGAAGAAATGCGGAAAGCGAGGAAAAAAATGGACTATAACAAAGCGGCGCTTTGGCTGCATGAGGAGAATCGGGGGAAGATTGCTGTCAAGGCGAAGGTCTCTGTGAGGACGAGAGAGGAGCTCTCTGTCGCGTACACGCCGGGCGTCGCGGAGCCATGCCGGCGTATCCGGGATGAGAGGGAGGAGGTCTACCGTTATACGGCGAAGGGCAATCTGGTGGCAGTGGTCACCGACGGGACGGCGGTGCTCGGGCTCGGGGACATCGGTCCGGAGGCGGCGATGCCGGTAATGGAGGGCAAGGCACTGCTTTTCAAGGAATTTGCGGATATCGATGCCTTTCCGATCTGTCTCGACACGAAGGACACGGAGGAGATCATCCGGACGGTAAAATATCTCGCGCCGACCTTCGGCGGCATCAATCTGGAGGACATCTCCGCGCCGCGCTGCTTCGAGATCGAGCGGCGGCTCCGGGAGGAGCTGGATATTCCGGTATTTCATGATGACCAGCATGGCACGGCAATCGTGGTCGCGGCAGGACTTCTGGGTGCGCTCCGGCTCGTGAGAAAGGAGCTTTCGGGCGTAAAGGCGGTCATCAACGGCGCCGGGAGCGCAGGGCTCTCCATTGCGAAGCTTCTGCTCCGTCTGGGGATCGGTGATGTGGTGCTGGTGGATCGGCAGGGCACGCTTGCGGTCGGTGAGGAATGGATGAATGCAGCGCAGGCAGAGATGGCGGCGCGTACCAATCGGGAGCAGCTTCGCGGCGGGCTTTCGGAGGCGATCTGCGGGAAAGATATCTTCATCGGGGTCTCTGCGCCGAATGTCCTCCGCGCAGAGATGGTAGCTTCGATGCATTCAGATGCGATTGTATTTGCGATGGCGAATCCGATGCCGGAGATCCTGCCGGAGGAGGCAAAGCGGGGCGGCGCACGGGTGGTCGCGACCGGAAGATCCGACTTCCCGAACCAGATCAATAACGTCCTGGTATTCCCGGGTATTTTCCGGGGAGCGCTGGATGCGCGGGCGCAGGATATCACAGAGGAGATGAAGATCGCTGCGGTCAATGCGATCGCCGGGATTATCCCCGAGGAGGAGCTGCGGGAGGACTACATCATCCCCGGAGTCTTCGATAAGCGGGTCGTTAAGGCGGTTTCGGAGGCAGTCGCGCGGGCGGCTGTCGAGGGGCAGTCGCACCCGCCTATGCAGGGCGGCTCTCGCCTTTGAATTGCGCCCCGGCTGAAAATATGTTATAAAAAACAAATGCCATACAGGATGTTTACTGCGGTAAAGGAACGGGAAATGAGAACGAAACGACTGGGAGATATGCTGGTTGAGCTGCATCTGATCACCGAGGAGCAGCTGCTCACGGCGCTGCAGCTGCAAAAGAAGGAGGGGGACCGCCTCGGCTCCACGCTGGTGAAGCACCATTATATCACCGAGGAGCAGCTGATCGATACGCTGCGCATCCAGCTCGGCATCGACTACATCGACCTGAGCAAGCTGGACATCGCGCCGGAGCTGTCCCGGCTGATCCCGAGGGCGCTGGCGACGCGGGAGAAGATCGTCCCGGTGCGGGTCGTCAAGGACACGCTCTACCTCGCCATGGCGGATCCGATGAACTTCATGGCGCAGGAGGAGGCGGCGCGAACCTCGAAGAAGCGGATCATTCCGATGATCGGCTCGCTGGCGGCAGTGGAGCATTCCATCAGCGCGCTCTACGGCAATGAGGGCGCGGCGGAGGCAATGGCGCAGATGCGCGCGGCGGCGGGCATCACGGAGGACGCGGTGACACCGGCGGAGACGGCGGGTGAGCAGGAGAATGCGCCGACGATCCGGCTGGTGAATTCCATCATTGAACGCGCTTATGCGGAGAATGCTTCCGACATTCACTTCGAGCCGAGCGAGACGGACATGGCGATCAGGATGCGTATCGACGGCAGGCTGCATCGCATCCTGACGATTCCGAGAAACTTACAGGATTCTGTCATTTCCCGTCTGAAGATTATGTCCCGTCTGAATATCGTCGAGCGGCGGGTTCCGCAGGACGGGCGTGCGCGCGCGCAGGTGAACGGGCGGCAGCTCGACCTGCGCGTTTCGACGCTGCCGGAGATTCATGGAGAGAAGATCGTGATCCGGCTCCTGCGGCGGGACGGCGCACAGCTCAATCGCCGCGGTGTCGGACTGCCTGCGGCAGAGGATGAGAAGCTCAATAAGCTGCTGAGCCTGCGCGCAGGGGTTATCCTGATCGTGGGACCGACCGGCTCCGGCAAGTCCAGCACGATGTATGCATTGGTGAATGAGCTCCTGTCTGAGAGTACGAATCTGATCACGCTGGAGGATCCGGTCGAGTATCATATCAAGGGTGCAACGCAGGTGCAGATCAATGAAAAGGTGGGGCTCAGCTTCGCCTCCGGGCTCCGTGCCATCCTCCGGCAGGATCCGGACATCATCTGTGTCGGCGAGATTCGGGACGGAGAGACGGCGGAGATTGCGATGCGTGCGGCGATGACGGGGCATCTCGTTATTACGACGATCCATACAGAGGATGCCGTTTCGGCGATCGACCGGCTGAAGGACATGGGCGTCGCACCGTATCTGATTTCC encodes:
- a CDS encoding HPr family phosphocarrier protein, producing the protein MREFNYTITDPNGIHARPAGLLVKQLKTFASSVTIFKGDKNVDMKKLLALMGLGVKQGDTVTIKVEGEDEEACAAALEKFLKETF
- a CDS encoding GspE/PulE family protein: MRTKRLGDMLVELHLITEEQLLTALQLQKKEGDRLGSTLVKHHYITEEQLIDTLRIQLGIDYIDLSKLDIAPELSRLIPRALATREKIVPVRVVKDTLYLAMADPMNFMAQEEAARTSKKRIIPMIGSLAAVEHSISALYGNEGAAEAMAQMRAAAGITEDAVTPAETAGEQENAPTIRLVNSIIERAYAENASDIHFEPSETDMAIRMRIDGRLHRILTIPRNLQDSVISRLKIMSRLNIVERRVPQDGRARAQVNGRQLDLRVSTLPEIHGEKIVIRLLRRDGAQLNRRGVGLPAAEDEKLNKLLSLRAGVILIVGPTGSGKSSTMYALVNELLSESTNLITLEDPVEYHIKGATQVQINEKVGLSFASGLRAILRQDPDIICVGEIRDGETAEIAMRAAMTGHLVITTIHTEDAVSAIDRLKDMGVAPYLISAGVRGIISQRLLRRICPNCREEYVPEEEALRYSGLQLRRDRIYYHGRGCDHCFHTGYRGRIGDFELLLMNDALCRCISSGGDKQEFRRLARETGYVTMLENAERLVTEGITTVEEVAGTLTEV
- the ptsP gene encoding phosphoenolpyruvate--protein phosphotransferase gives rise to the protein MQVVTGKSVLNGIAIGKIKVYKAPKLEISESLIEDTEGELKRFDSARERAIEQQNALYEKALIDAGEDSAEVFSVHAMMLEDDDLLDATNEIIRSQRHTAEYAVKVAFDNQAKVFAEMEDPYMRERAADIYDIEQAVLSNLFGINTDVLQGTEPCILAARDLTPSETVRLDKSLLLGIITKEGSLNSHTAILARSMGIPALVQCRDACEDWDGMDAIIDGYNSCVYIEPTEDLAKSLRKRKDKDTKQRALLQELKGKSNTTIDGRTIQVYANIGGPSDIGLVQQNDAGGVGLFRSEFVYLNARDYPTEEEQFNAYRLAVETLAPKQVIIRTCDIGADKQVEYMNMVKEENPALGVRAIRICLSRKDFFKTQLRALLRASAYGNLGIMFPMIISRRELRECKEILAECAEELQKQGMKIGSYAIGVMIETPAAVMIADELAEECDFFSIGTNDLTQYTLAIDRQNAGLDPFLDTHHPAVLREIKMTIDAGHRHGIWVGICGELGADLALTETFLRMGIDELSVNPVSILPLRKIIRGIDLSKAPAERTPEE
- a CDS encoding PTS beta-glucoside transporter subunit IIBCA, whose translation is MALDYRKCAQEIVDHIGGRDNVAQAAHCATRLRLVIKDNSKVDKTYLDNVEGVKGMFESNGQLQLIIGTGTVNKVYEEFLDITGMTAATKDEVKAAAAARQPLWKRLLKPIGDVFVPILPAIVASGLMMGLVEALAKIPGLGFAESDWFAFLDMVANTAFAYLPVIVAVSAARVFGGNIFLGAVIGLLMIHSALTNGWNAANGYDVWYLFGRLQILPDYALGQINQLGYQGHVIPVILSVFCMSKIEKWFHDHVPEMLDLFITPLCTVMLTALLTFMIIGPIFSGLETVVLNAAELLVHNPLGAMVMGAIYPVTVVMGLHHMYNVIEAGMLASVGLNTWMPIASAANFAQFGACLAVGIKTRNQKTRSIAVPSALSASLGITEPAIFGVNMRFYKPFVAGMAGGALGALFGAFMGLGATAYGVTGIPGYLTINRPLLYTILLAISGGAAFAAAWFLFREDGAAASTSVPAASAPAETPKEERFIGEAVIRCEAGTVAAPVKGQRVKQEDIPDETFAQGILGAGLGIRPEEGVVYAPYDGTISSVAESKHAIGISGNGDMELLIHVGIDTVAMNGDGFEPLVSEGDSVKLGQPVLRFSREKIRAAGHPDLVVVLLTNSDDYSNVEVC
- a CDS encoding NAD(P)-dependent malic enzyme; the encoded protein is MDYNKAALWLHEENRGKIAVKAKVSVRTREELSVAYTPGVAEPCRRIRDEREEVYRYTAKGNLVAVVTDGTAVLGLGDIGPEAAMPVMEGKALLFKEFADIDAFPICLDTKDTEEIIRTVKYLAPTFGGINLEDISAPRCFEIERRLREELDIPVFHDDQHGTAIVVAAGLLGALRLVRKELSGVKAVINGAGSAGLSIAKLLLRLGIGDVVLVDRQGTLAVGEEWMNAAQAEMAARTNREQLRGGLSEAICGKDIFIGVSAPNVLRAEMVASMHSDAIVFAMANPMPEILPEEAKRGGARVVATGRSDFPNQINNVLVFPGIFRGALDARAQDITEEMKIAAVNAIAGIIPEEELREDYIIPGVFDKRVVKAVSEAVARAAVEGQSHPPMQGGSRL